One Primulina huaijiensis isolate GDHJ02 chromosome 8, ASM1229523v2, whole genome shotgun sequence genomic region harbors:
- the LOC140982517 gene encoding boron transporter 4 isoform X1, which produces MDHLKTPLKGVINDIKGRLACYKKDWIDTCGSGARILAPTAYIFFASALPVIAFGEQLSRETEGSLSPVETLTSTAICGVIHAIFGGQPLLILGVAEPTIIMYTYLYNFAKNSIGRELYLAWAGWVCVWTALILFLLAIFNACSIITRFTRVAGELFGMLITVLFIQEAIKGVVSEFFIPKGENSSEENYQFQWLYANGLLGIIFSFGLLITALNSRKARSWRYGTGCFRSFIADYGVPLMVVVWTLLSYSVPGKVPSGVPRRLFCPLPWESGSLYHWTVAKDMGKIPVGYILAAFIPAVMIAGLYFFDHSVASQMAQQKEFNLKNPSAYHYDIFLLGVMTLICGLLGLPPSNGVLPQSPMHTRSLAVLKKQLIRKKMVKSAKECMKQQATQSEIYGRMQTVFIEMDSAPCQHTVDRELANLKNAVMKHDEEGYDNSKFDPEKCIDLHLPVRVNEQRVSNLLQSMLVGLAVCIMPVIKMIPTSVLWGYFAYMAIDSLPGNQFWERIQLLFVPPGRRFKIIEGFHASYVEAVPFKYIFMFTLFQFAYLFVCFGITWIPIAGILFPLPFFLLISIREHILPKVFPPNYLQELDAAEYEEIIGHSFRARSLSLRDRESPDTDEEEDVCPDVSSAEILDEMTTHRGELKHRSVSFNGRQLQVFPEENSPEML; this is translated from the exons ATGGATCATCTAAAGACTCCACTCAAGGGAGTCATAAATGACATTAAAGGGAGGTTGGCATGCTACAAAAAGGACTGGATTGATACATGTGGTTCGGGTGCCAG GATTCTGGCTCCAACAGCGTATATTTTCTTCGCCTCGGCTCTCCCTGTTATTGCCTTTGGGGAGCAATTGAGTAGGGAAACAG AGGGAAGCTTGAGTCCTGTTGAGACTCTCACTTCTACAGCTATCTGCGGCGTCATCCATGCGATTTTTGGTGGACAGCCATTGTTGATTCTAGGAGTTGCAGAACCAACCATTATAATGTACACTTATTTGTACAATTTCGCCAAGAACAGCATTGGGAGGGAGCTGTACTTAGCCTGGGCCGGATG GGTCTGTGTCTGGACAGCTTTGATCCTCTTTCTTCTTGCTATATTCAATGCTTGCTCTATAATTACGCGATTTACGAGGGTGGCTGGTGAACTTTTTGGAATGTTGATCACTGTTTTATTCATCCAAGAGGCCATCAAG GGTGTGGTGAGTGAGTTTTTCATCCCAAAAGGCGAAAATTCTTCTGAAGAAAACTACCAATTTCAATGGCTTTACGCAAATGGCTTGCTAGGGATTATCTTTTCTTTTGGCCTACTTATCACTGCCCTAAATAGCAGAAAAGCTCGGTCCTGGCGTTACGGTACAG GCTGCTTTCGTAGTTTTATTGCAGATTACGGGGTTCCATTGATGGTCGTAGTATGGACTTTACTATCTTATAGCGTACCGGGGAAAGTTCCCTCTGGAGTTCCAAGGAGACTTTTTTGTCCTCTTCCCTGGGAGTCCGGATCATTGTATCACTGGACAGTTGCTAAG GACATGGGAAAGATTCCTGTGGGTTATATTTTAGCTGCATTCATACCAGCTGTGATGATTGCCGGTCTATACTTTTTCGATCATAGTGTAGCTTCACAGATGGCTCAACAGAAGGAATTCAACCTCAAAAACCCTTCCGCCTACCATTATGATATCTTTTTACTAGGAGTCATG ACATTGATTTGCGGTTTACTTGGACTTCCTCCATCAAATGGTGTCCTTCCTCAATCACCTATGCATACTAGGAGTCTTGCTGTTCTCAAGAAACAG TTGATTCGGAAGAAAATGGTGAAAAGTGCGAAAGAGTGTATGAAACAGCAGGCAACCCAGTCAGAGATCTATGGCCGAATGCAGACTGTGTTTATTGAAATGGATAGTGCTCCTTGT CAGCATACTGTAGACAGAGAATTGGCGAACTTGAAGAATGCTGTCATGAAACATGACGAGGAAGGATACGACAACAGTAAATTTGATCCGGAAAAGTGTATAGATCTTCATCTCCCTGTTCGAGTAAACGAGCAAAGAGTCAGCAACTTGCTGCAGTCGATGCTCGTTGGACTCGCTGTATGTATCATGCCCGTGATCAAGATGATACCTACCTCTGTTCTGTGGGGATATTTCGCCTACATGGCTATTGATAGCCTTCCTGGAAATCAGTTTTGGGAGAGAATCCAGCTTCTCTTCGTTCCGCCAGGTCGACGTTTCAA AATAATTGAAGGGTTCCATGCTTCATATGTGGAGGCAGTACCGTTCAAGTACATCTTCATGTTTACGCTCTTTCAGTTTGCTTATCTCTTCGTTTGCTTTGGGATAACATGGATACCGATAGCTGGAATTTTGTTTCCACTTCCGTTCTTCCTTCTGATAAGTATACGAGAACACATTCTCCCCAAGGTGTTTCCTCCTAATTATCTGCAAGAACTAGATGCAGCAGAATATGAAGAAATTATCGGTCATTCATTTAGAGCAAGGAGTCTATCTCTCAGG GATAGAGAATCACCCGATACAGACGAAGAAGAAGATGTTTGTCCTGATGTATCTTCTGCTGAGATATTGGACGAAATGACGACGCATAGAGGTGAACTGAAGCATCGGTCTGTGAGCTTCAACGGCAGACAGTTACAG GTTTTTCCAGAAGAAAATTCTCCAGAGATGTTATAA
- the LOC140982517 gene encoding boron transporter 4 isoform X2, with the protein MDHLKTPLKGVINDIKGRLACYKKDWIDTCGSGARILAPTAYIFFASALPVIAFGEQLSRETEGSLSPVETLTSTAICGVIHAIFGGQPLLILGVAEPTIIMYTYLYNFAKNSIGRELYLAWAGWVCVWTALILFLLAIFNACSIITRFTRVAGELFGMLITVLFIQEAIKGVVSEFFIPKGENSSEENYQFQWLYANGLLGIIFSFGLLITALNSRKARSWRYGTGCFRSFIADYGVPLMVVVWTLLSYSVPGKVPSGVPRRLFCPLPWESGSLYHWTVAKDMGKIPVGYILAAFIPAVMIAGLYFFDHSVASQMAQQKEFNLKNPSAYHYDIFLLGVMTLICGLLGLPPSNGVLPQSPMHTRSLAVLKKQLIRKKMVKSAKECMKQQATQSEIYGRMQTVFIEMDSAPCHTVDRELANLKNAVMKHDEEGYDNSKFDPEKCIDLHLPVRVNEQRVSNLLQSMLVGLAVCIMPVIKMIPTSVLWGYFAYMAIDSLPGNQFWERIQLLFVPPGRRFKIIEGFHASYVEAVPFKYIFMFTLFQFAYLFVCFGITWIPIAGILFPLPFFLLISIREHILPKVFPPNYLQELDAAEYEEIIGHSFRARSLSLRDRESPDTDEEEDVCPDVSSAEILDEMTTHRGELKHRSVSFNGRQLQVFPEENSPEML; encoded by the exons ATGGATCATCTAAAGACTCCACTCAAGGGAGTCATAAATGACATTAAAGGGAGGTTGGCATGCTACAAAAAGGACTGGATTGATACATGTGGTTCGGGTGCCAG GATTCTGGCTCCAACAGCGTATATTTTCTTCGCCTCGGCTCTCCCTGTTATTGCCTTTGGGGAGCAATTGAGTAGGGAAACAG AGGGAAGCTTGAGTCCTGTTGAGACTCTCACTTCTACAGCTATCTGCGGCGTCATCCATGCGATTTTTGGTGGACAGCCATTGTTGATTCTAGGAGTTGCAGAACCAACCATTATAATGTACACTTATTTGTACAATTTCGCCAAGAACAGCATTGGGAGGGAGCTGTACTTAGCCTGGGCCGGATG GGTCTGTGTCTGGACAGCTTTGATCCTCTTTCTTCTTGCTATATTCAATGCTTGCTCTATAATTACGCGATTTACGAGGGTGGCTGGTGAACTTTTTGGAATGTTGATCACTGTTTTATTCATCCAAGAGGCCATCAAG GGTGTGGTGAGTGAGTTTTTCATCCCAAAAGGCGAAAATTCTTCTGAAGAAAACTACCAATTTCAATGGCTTTACGCAAATGGCTTGCTAGGGATTATCTTTTCTTTTGGCCTACTTATCACTGCCCTAAATAGCAGAAAAGCTCGGTCCTGGCGTTACGGTACAG GCTGCTTTCGTAGTTTTATTGCAGATTACGGGGTTCCATTGATGGTCGTAGTATGGACTTTACTATCTTATAGCGTACCGGGGAAAGTTCCCTCTGGAGTTCCAAGGAGACTTTTTTGTCCTCTTCCCTGGGAGTCCGGATCATTGTATCACTGGACAGTTGCTAAG GACATGGGAAAGATTCCTGTGGGTTATATTTTAGCTGCATTCATACCAGCTGTGATGATTGCCGGTCTATACTTTTTCGATCATAGTGTAGCTTCACAGATGGCTCAACAGAAGGAATTCAACCTCAAAAACCCTTCCGCCTACCATTATGATATCTTTTTACTAGGAGTCATG ACATTGATTTGCGGTTTACTTGGACTTCCTCCATCAAATGGTGTCCTTCCTCAATCACCTATGCATACTAGGAGTCTTGCTGTTCTCAAGAAACAG TTGATTCGGAAGAAAATGGTGAAAAGTGCGAAAGAGTGTATGAAACAGCAGGCAACCCAGTCAGAGATCTATGGCCGAATGCAGACTGTGTTTATTGAAATGGATAGTGCTCCTTGT CATACTGTAGACAGAGAATTGGCGAACTTGAAGAATGCTGTCATGAAACATGACGAGGAAGGATACGACAACAGTAAATTTGATCCGGAAAAGTGTATAGATCTTCATCTCCCTGTTCGAGTAAACGAGCAAAGAGTCAGCAACTTGCTGCAGTCGATGCTCGTTGGACTCGCTGTATGTATCATGCCCGTGATCAAGATGATACCTACCTCTGTTCTGTGGGGATATTTCGCCTACATGGCTATTGATAGCCTTCCTGGAAATCAGTTTTGGGAGAGAATCCAGCTTCTCTTCGTTCCGCCAGGTCGACGTTTCAA AATAATTGAAGGGTTCCATGCTTCATATGTGGAGGCAGTACCGTTCAAGTACATCTTCATGTTTACGCTCTTTCAGTTTGCTTATCTCTTCGTTTGCTTTGGGATAACATGGATACCGATAGCTGGAATTTTGTTTCCACTTCCGTTCTTCCTTCTGATAAGTATACGAGAACACATTCTCCCCAAGGTGTTTCCTCCTAATTATCTGCAAGAACTAGATGCAGCAGAATATGAAGAAATTATCGGTCATTCATTTAGAGCAAGGAGTCTATCTCTCAGG GATAGAGAATCACCCGATACAGACGAAGAAGAAGATGTTTGTCCTGATGTATCTTCTGCTGAGATATTGGACGAAATGACGACGCATAGAGGTGAACTGAAGCATCGGTCTGTGAGCTTCAACGGCAGACAGTTACAG GTTTTTCCAGAAGAAAATTCTCCAGAGATGTTATAA